From Labeo rohita strain BAU-BD-2019 chromosome 18, IGBB_LRoh.1.0, whole genome shotgun sequence, the proteins below share one genomic window:
- the tp53i11b gene encoding tumor protein p53-inducible protein 11b: MAAKPHPPLMKKHSQTDLVSRLKTRKILGVGGEDDDGEVHRSKISQMLGNEIKFAVREPVGLRLWILFSAVVFTVMALMALAFPNQLYEVVFDQEQTATSVSIRLYGGAILSLSLIMWNGLYTAEKVIIQWTLLSEACYFAIQFLVTSVTLVELGSLPNAAILLLLSRIFFLTVTLSYYYHLGRRPKKI, translated from the exons ATGGCTGCTAAACCTCATCCAcctctgatgaagaaacacagTCAGACCGATCTGGTGAGCCGACTCAAGACGCGCAAGATCCTGGGTGTCGGTGGAGAGGATGATGATGGAGAAGTGCATAGGTCAAAG ATCAGTCAGATGCTGGGGAATGAGATCAAGTTTGCGGTTCGAGAGCCTGTGGGATTGAG GTTGTGGATCCTCTTCTCCGCCGTGGTTTTCACAGTCATGGCCCTGATG GCCCTAGCCTTCCCTAACCAGCTGTATGAAGTTGTATTTGACCAAGAACAAACAGCCACCAGTGTCTCTATACGTCTCTATGGAGGAGCCATTCTCA GTCTGTCTCTGATCATGTGGAATGGCTTGTACACTGCTGAGAAGGTTATCATCCAGTGGACGTTACTTAGTGAGGCCTGCTACTTTGCCATCCAGTTTTTAG TGACCTCCGTCACTTTGGTGGAACTGGGCTCCCTACCAAATGCTgccatcctcctcctcctcagtcGCATATTCTTCCTAACTGTCACGCTGTCCTACTACTACCATCTGGGACGCCGGCCCAAGAAGATCTGA